In Paenibacillus sp. J23TS9, a single genomic region encodes these proteins:
- a CDS encoding AraC family transcriptional regulator, translating into MKRQIHLLTLPQMPFFCFPESVGIYQNDPEHSVSRKAGAMNNFNIHYVAAGKGYIEIDNIVHELRAGEAVLYFPMQQQRYYSSEDDPWDIRWFHFYGNGLQHYLVERGFHTSALWTIRQTDLYEQAHEDLLQEAEKHRMLHPVYLSTLTYALISAFVEQAVALTGSKSNTSNSRILELLPLMQQEAVKPFSLEDWSGRLGVSSYYFCKLFRSVMEMTPMEFITRCRLQAAKQWLLERKETTVGQIAEEAGYPSVSYFNKRFMEHEGMTPTAYRRLYGIHKN; encoded by the coding sequence ATGAAGAGACAGATCCATCTGCTGACACTACCACAAATGCCCTTCTTCTGTTTTCCTGAGTCTGTGGGCATTTATCAGAATGACCCGGAACACAGCGTATCCCGGAAGGCAGGAGCGATGAATAACTTCAACATTCATTATGTAGCTGCAGGCAAGGGATATATTGAGATCGACAACATCGTTCATGAGCTGCGCGCAGGCGAAGCGGTGCTGTATTTTCCCATGCAGCAGCAGAGGTATTACAGCAGTGAAGATGATCCGTGGGATATCCGGTGGTTCCATTTCTATGGAAATGGACTGCAGCATTATTTGGTGGAGAGAGGGTTTCACACGAGTGCGTTGTGGACGATACGTCAGACAGACCTGTATGAGCAGGCTCATGAAGATCTACTTCAAGAGGCCGAAAAGCATCGGATGCTGCATCCGGTCTATTTGTCCACGCTTACCTATGCATTAATCAGTGCATTTGTAGAACAGGCCGTTGCATTAACAGGCAGCAAATCCAATACCTCTAACAGCCGTATTTTAGAGCTCCTTCCATTGATGCAGCAGGAAGCTGTGAAGCCCTTCAGTCTGGAGGACTGGTCTGGAAGGCTGGGAGTTAGCAGCTATTATTTTTGCAAATTGTTTCGCAGTGTGATGGAGATGACTCCAATGGAATTTATCACTCGCTGCCGGCTTCAGGCGGCTAAGCAGTGGCTTCTGGAACGAAAGGAGACGACCGTAGGGCAAATCGCGGAGGAGGCAGGATACCCGAGCGTCAGTTATTTCAATAAAAGGTTTATGGAGCATGAAGGGATGACTCCCACCGCTTATCGCCGGCTATACGGGATTCATAAAAATTAG
- a CDS encoding Gfo/Idh/MocA family protein encodes MNRKLKWGILGCASIAKRAVIPGVHLSELNEVAAIASRDLDKAKQTAEELHIPNAYGSYEALLEDPSIDVVYIPLPNHLHKEWTIRAAQAGKHILCEKPLALTEAEAVEMAEAAERAGVYLSEAFMYRYHPRYDAIKDLIDSGAIGELRGIRSAFTFNSSGNTGNVRFRKDWGGGSIYDVGCYPINAARLLLGKEPDAVTVNALFSPDHGDVDMMASGLIEFGDVSLSFDCGMWAASRNPLEVLGTEGIIEVPSAFVTPSPGSGNFFISTGGERKEIHVQDINAYTEQADHLARAIHDRTPLRFDTQDAIHNMKVIDACLMSAREHIRVAL; translated from the coding sequence ATGAACCGAAAATTGAAATGGGGTATTCTTGGCTGTGCCAGCATCGCAAAAAGAGCAGTCATTCCCGGTGTGCATTTATCCGAACTGAATGAGGTTGCAGCGATCGCAAGCAGAGATTTAGACAAAGCCAAGCAAACGGCAGAAGAGCTCCACATTCCTAATGCATATGGCAGCTACGAAGCCCTACTGGAAGACCCATCCATTGATGTTGTTTATATACCTCTCCCCAATCACCTTCACAAGGAATGGACCATCCGGGCCGCTCAAGCGGGTAAGCATATACTGTGTGAGAAGCCGCTTGCTTTGACAGAAGCCGAAGCCGTTGAAATGGCCGAAGCCGCTGAGAGAGCCGGTGTCTATTTGTCTGAAGCTTTCATGTATCGTTATCATCCCCGGTACGATGCAATAAAGGATCTGATAGATTCGGGAGCAATTGGAGAACTACGGGGAATACGCAGCGCTTTTACTTTTAACAGTTCTGGAAATACAGGCAATGTCAGGTTCCGGAAGGATTGGGGCGGAGGCTCCATCTATGATGTCGGCTGTTATCCCATCAATGCCGCAAGACTGCTCTTGGGCAAGGAACCGGATGCTGTTACGGTAAATGCCCTCTTCTCTCCTGACCATGGCGACGTGGATATGATGGCTTCGGGATTGATTGAATTCGGTGATGTGTCCCTCTCCTTTGATTGCGGTATGTGGGCAGCATCCCGCAATCCGCTTGAGGTTCTTGGAACCGAAGGAATCATTGAGGTTCCTTCTGCATTTGTTACCCCATCCCCGGGCAGTGGTAATTTCTTCATATCTACCGGAGGAGAACGCAAAGAAATCCATGTCCAGGATATCAATGCATACACAGAGCAGGCCGATCATCTTGCCCGTGCAATTCATGATCGAACACCTCTGCGCTTCGATACGCAGGATGCCATACATAACATGAAGGTCATTGATGCGTGTCTTATGTCTGCCCGTGAGCATATCAGGGTTGCTCTATAA
- a CDS encoding aldo/keto reductase, with amino-acid sequence MEYISVKGLQKPISRLMKGSDYFFHDSYDKAAANLDSFMAIGGNSIDTANIYCGGQSEEVIGRYMQERGNRDQLVILTKGAHHDQNGPRVSEQHIRADIMKSFERLQTDFIDLYALHRDDPNVPAGEVIEALNEYVKAGTVGAIGVSNWTWQRIQEANEYAAAHQLAGFSFSSPNLSLAKPNEPFWTGCVSADAETCAWHEKEQLPLFSWSSQARGFFTGRFTPDIRDNADLVRVFYNDDNWERLERAKQLAETKQVTAIQIALAYVLNQPYPTCALIGAQSAEELRSCDEGSLIHLTKDELDWLDLSKDKL; translated from the coding sequence ATGGAATATATTTCTGTTAAAGGTTTACAGAAGCCTATCTCGCGGCTAATGAAGGGTTCAGATTACTTTTTTCACGATTCCTATGATAAAGCTGCAGCCAATCTGGATTCTTTTATGGCGATTGGCGGCAACTCGATCGATACAGCCAACATATACTGCGGTGGCCAAAGTGAGGAAGTAATCGGACGCTATATGCAGGAAAGAGGCAACCGGGATCAGCTTGTTATCCTGACCAAAGGAGCCCATCATGACCAGAACGGTCCGCGTGTGAGCGAGCAGCATATCCGTGCGGATATTATGAAAAGCTTCGAGCGGCTGCAGACGGATTTTATCGATCTTTACGCGCTGCACCGCGATGACCCTAATGTTCCGGCGGGTGAGGTTATTGAAGCCCTCAATGAATATGTGAAGGCCGGCACCGTTGGAGCAATCGGTGTGTCCAACTGGACTTGGCAGCGTATACAGGAAGCGAATGAATACGCCGCGGCGCATCAACTTGCGGGATTTTCATTCAGCAGTCCTAATCTCAGCCTTGCCAAACCCAATGAACCATTCTGGACCGGATGTGTTTCAGCAGACGCGGAGACTTGTGCTTGGCATGAGAAGGAACAATTACCTCTATTCTCATGGTCTTCACAAGCCCGGGGATTTTTCACAGGAAGGTTCACGCCCGACATTCGTGATAACGCAGACCTGGTCCGTGTCTTCTACAACGATGATAACTGGGAGAGACTGGAGCGTGCCAAGCAATTGGCAGAGACCAAACAGGTCACGGCCATTCAAATTGCCCTTGCCTATGTATTGAATCAGCCTTATCCGACCTGCGCTCTGATCGGAGCTCAGTCAGCTGAGGAGCTTCGTTCCTGTGACGAAGGCTCGCTCATTCATCTCACAAAAGATGAACTCGATTGGCTTGATCTTTCGAAAGATAAACTGTGA
- a CDS encoding ribonuclease J, translating to MFEHPRRLHAVEAKLHIIDAESTVQVGSIKASFFTTIHSIPDCLGVLMQTPEGNVVHTGDFKFDMSPVKGPFPDLHRMAEIGMKGVKVLLSESTNAERPGFTPSEHMVGEHIFDAFARAKQQVFISTFASNVNRVQQIIDASIKTERKLVLLGRSMVNVVTMAKELGYLNFADDLLIGPDETERFPPEKIAVLCTGSQGEPMAALSRLASSRHPHIEILPGDTVIIAAGAIPGNERNLAQLIDNLYVLGARVIYGSGNASGMHVSGHGSQEELKLMLTLMKPEYLIPIHGEFRMLYQHRMLADSVGIMPENVFIIQNGDTVQIKEGRASLGPKVPSGNSLVDGLMIGDVGNIVLRDRRQLSSDGMLIIVTTLSKMEKHMVASPEVISRGFVFVKDSEELMSQIQDLVKSTMRDLSESETTQWNLIKQTLKDHIGQFVYKKTKRRPMILPIIIEV from the coding sequence ATATTTGAACATCCAAGGAGGCTGCATGCGGTTGAAGCTAAGCTTCATATTATCGATGCGGAATCAACGGTCCAAGTGGGATCGATCAAAGCATCCTTTTTCACCACGATTCATAGCATACCTGACTGCCTGGGTGTATTAATGCAGACACCTGAAGGAAACGTGGTTCATACAGGAGATTTTAAATTTGACATGTCACCGGTGAAGGGGCCATTTCCTGATTTGCACCGGATGGCTGAAATCGGTATGAAAGGAGTTAAAGTGCTGTTATCTGAGAGTACCAATGCTGAAAGGCCGGGATTTACTCCCTCTGAACACATGGTAGGGGAGCATATCTTTGATGCTTTCGCCAGAGCAAAACAGCAGGTATTTATCTCTACGTTTGCGTCCAATGTCAACCGCGTTCAGCAAATTATTGACGCATCGATTAAGACTGAACGCAAGCTTGTTCTTCTTGGTCGCAGTATGGTTAATGTCGTCACGATGGCCAAGGAGCTAGGCTATTTGAATTTTGCAGATGACTTACTAATAGGTCCAGATGAGACAGAACGGTTTCCTCCCGAAAAAATTGCCGTCTTATGTACAGGGAGTCAGGGAGAGCCTATGGCAGCTCTTTCCCGGCTCGCCTCTTCACGGCATCCCCATATCGAAATCTTGCCTGGTGATACAGTCATCATTGCCGCAGGGGCGATTCCAGGAAATGAGCGAAATCTTGCCCAGCTTATTGATAATTTGTATGTTCTGGGGGCACGCGTGATCTATGGATCCGGCAACGCTTCAGGGATGCATGTTTCTGGTCATGGCAGCCAGGAGGAATTAAAACTGATGCTGACTTTGATGAAACCGGAATATTTGATTCCAATTCATGGAGAATTCCGAATGCTGTATCAGCACCGGATGCTGGCGGATTCAGTCGGGATCATGCCCGAGAATGTATTTATCATTCAAAATGGTGACACCGTTCAAATCAAAGAGGGAAGAGCCTCCCTTGGGCCAAAGGTTCCTTCAGGCAATAGTCTTGTAGATGGTCTGATGATCGGGGATGTAGGTAATATTGTGCTGCGTGACCGCAGACAATTGTCTTCAGACGGGATGTTAATTATTGTAACCACACTCAGCAAAATGGAAAAGCATATGGTCGCATCACCGGAGGTGATCTCCAGAGGTTTTGTATTTGTGAAGGATTCTGAAGAATTGATGAGCCAAATACAGGACCTTGTAAAGTCTACGATGAGGGATTTATCAGAGTCCGAAACAACACAGTGGAATCTGATCAAGCAGACTTTGAAGGATCATATTGGCCAATTTGTTTACAAAAAAACCAAAAGAAGACCAATGATTTTACCCATTATTATTGAGGTATAA
- a CDS encoding LTA synthase family protein: protein MRSIKVQITAGILLILITAICVVAYFQRHDNEQSHNSPQKQLAIKKLKEKEIILKTHNHLNQAYPYQQNQAAGRKTYFGVGRGYNLIMVQFESIQNFVLHSSIQGQEVTPVMNKLATESLYFPYIFQQIGIGNTSDAEFISNTSIYPIGSNPMSTKFGNRKLSSMARLMKTRNYTTSTFHVNDVSFWNRNQLYPALGFDTYYDRPYFQQEKFNKFGASDEELYRVGVSKLKALGTQRKKFYSQFITVSSHSPFVIPKDRRKLQLPQKLSDSRLENYLVAINYADYALGTFIDGLKKEGLWDKSVFIVYGDHFGLHKKYHDPKEINKALGIPYHKQISTFNVPVIIHLPEQLSGKVINRTGGQVDILPTVANIMGIDLKGEGFTAFGHDLLNVGHNIVGMRYYLPTGSFFNDDVLFVPGKNGFMDGKATSIKTFQSIKDIARYRLEYDYIIQWMNLSDKYTKQLPYREDYKQ from the coding sequence ATGCGTAGCATTAAAGTTCAAATTACTGCCGGTATTCTTCTCATACTTATAACCGCCATATGTGTAGTAGCCTATTTTCAACGTCACGATAATGAACAGAGTCACAATTCTCCTCAAAAACAGCTTGCCATTAAGAAATTGAAAGAAAAAGAAATCATCTTGAAGACACATAATCATCTCAATCAAGCTTATCCCTATCAACAAAATCAGGCTGCTGGCAGGAAGACCTATTTTGGAGTGGGGAGAGGTTACAATCTGATTATGGTTCAGTTTGAATCCATTCAAAATTTTGTACTGCATTCATCGATTCAGGGTCAAGAAGTGACTCCGGTTATGAATAAGCTCGCTACGGAGAGCTTGTATTTTCCTTATATATTTCAGCAAATCGGCATAGGGAATACCTCGGATGCAGAGTTTATAAGCAATACCTCCATCTATCCGATCGGGTCGAATCCCATGTCAACCAAATTCGGCAACCGGAAGCTTTCGAGCATGGCAAGACTGATGAAAACCAGAAATTATACAACGAGCACATTTCACGTCAATGATGTGAGCTTTTGGAATCGGAATCAATTATACCCGGCATTGGGATTTGATACGTATTATGATCGACCGTATTTTCAACAAGAAAAATTCAATAAATTTGGAGCTTCGGATGAGGAGTTGTACCGGGTAGGTGTCAGCAAGCTAAAGGCTTTGGGTACGCAACGAAAAAAATTCTATAGTCAGTTCATCACCGTTTCGAGTCATTCTCCTTTTGTGATACCAAAAGACAGAAGGAAGCTGCAGCTTCCTCAGAAATTGAGTGATAGTCGGCTGGAGAACTATCTTGTCGCAATAAACTATGCAGACTATGCCCTTGGGACTTTTATTGACGGACTTAAAAAGGAGGGGCTGTGGGATAAGAGTGTATTTATCGTTTATGGTGACCATTTTGGCCTCCATAAAAAGTATCATGATCCGAAGGAGATTAATAAGGCACTTGGGATTCCCTACCATAAACAGATCAGTACCTTCAATGTACCTGTTATTATTCATCTGCCTGAGCAGCTCAGCGGAAAAGTAATTAATCGGACTGGAGGACAAGTCGATATTCTCCCGACAGTTGCCAATATTATGGGGATTGATCTCAAGGGTGAAGGATTTACAGCATTTGGTCATGATCTATTGAATGTGGGTCATAATATTGTTGGTATGCGTTATTATTTGCCGACAGGGTCATTTTTTAATGATGATGTCCTTTTTGTACCCGGTAAAAATGGTTTTATGGATGGTAAAGCAACATCAATCAAAACGTTCCAATCAATAAAAGACATTGCGCGCTACAGGCTGGAATACGACTATATCATTCAGTGGATGAATCTGTCGGATAAATATACAAAGCAGCTACCCTACCGGGAGGATTACAAACAATAG